One region of Selenihalanaerobacter shriftii genomic DNA includes:
- the mtaB gene encoding tRNA (N(6)-L-threonylcarbamoyladenosine(37)-C(2))-methylthiotransferase MtaB, producing MKRVGFYTLGCKVNQYDTESMINLFKEAGYEIVDFNTEADVYIINTCTVTHQGASKSRKITRRAKRRNPEAIVAVVGCYPQVSPEEVLEIEGIDLIVGTEGRKEIVSLVEEAVAATKPLDYVQDVMESDIFEEIPITESNERTRASLKVQEGCDRFCAYCIIPYTRGSIRSRELTEAIAEAKRLAENGFKEIVLTGIHLGAYGEEREKKNNLNTLIKELLPINGIERIRLSSIEATEVNEELINMIANEKKLCRHLHLPLQSGSDKVLEAMNREYTTTEYAAKVEKIRNKIPEIAITTDVMVGFPGETDENFETTYEFIKEIGFSDLHVFKYSKREGTPAANLSNQVHSKVKKKRSAKLRELAKSMAVDYRREFIGKELDVLLEDERNHQTNLLTGLTDNYLRVMVDENDKYEGQLVDVGLIREAEDYLIGEIID from the coding sequence ATGAAGCGAGTTGGATTTTATACTTTAGGGTGTAAGGTTAATCAATATGACACCGAGTCTATGATTAATCTATTTAAAGAAGCTGGTTATGAGATAGTCGATTTTAATACTGAAGCTGATGTTTATATTATAAATACTTGTACAGTAACGCATCAAGGCGCAAGTAAATCTCGAAAGATAACACGACGAGCAAAACGCCGCAATCCAGAAGCCATTGTAGCAGTAGTTGGCTGCTATCCTCAGGTTTCTCCTGAAGAGGTTTTAGAGATTGAAGGAATTGATTTAATAGTAGGTACTGAAGGTCGTAAGGAGATTGTTAGTTTAGTTGAAGAGGCAGTGGCTGCTACTAAACCTTTAGATTATGTTCAAGATGTAATGGAATCTGATATTTTTGAAGAGATTCCTATTACTGAATCTAATGAGAGGACTCGGGCTTCATTAAAGGTACAAGAAGGCTGTGACCGTTTTTGTGCATACTGTATTATTCCATATACCCGTGGTTCAATTAGAAGTAGAGAATTAACGGAGGCTATAGCAGAAGCTAAGCGCTTAGCTGAAAATGGGTTCAAAGAGATAGTCTTAACTGGTATTCATTTAGGTGCTTATGGAGAAGAGAGAGAGAAAAAAAATAATTTAAATACTTTGATTAAAGAACTCTTACCGATCAATGGTATTGAAAGAATTCGATTAAGTTCAATAGAGGCTACTGAAGTTAATGAAGAATTAATAAATATGATTGCTAATGAGAAGAAATTATGTCGTCATTTACATCTACCTTTGCAAAGTGGTAGTGATAAAGTATTAGAAGCAATGAATCGAGAATATACTACTACAGAGTATGCTGCTAAAGTAGAAAAGATTAGAAATAAAATACCAGAAATTGCTATTACCACTGATGTAATGGTAGGGTTTCCTGGAGAGACAGATGAAAACTTTGAAACTACTTATGAATTTATTAAAGAGATTGGATTTAGTGATCTTCATGTCTTTAAATATTCTAAAAGAGAAGGGACCCCAGCTGCTAATTTATCTAATCAAGTACATTCTAAAGTTAAGAAGAAACGAAGTGCAAAATTACGTGAATTAGCTAAGAGTATGGCAGTTGATTATCGCAGAGAATTTATAGGCAAAGAACTAGATGTCTTACTGGAAGATGAGAGAAACCACCAGACTAATCTATTAACTGGTTTAACCGATAACTATTTGCGAGTAATGGTTGATGAAAATGATAAATATGAAGGGCAGTTAGTAGATGTAGGGTTAATAAGAGAGGCAGAAGATTATTTAATAGGTGAAATTATAGATTAG
- a CDS encoding 16S rRNA (uracil(1498)-N(3))-methyltransferase, which translates to MHHFFVKPENINEDRVKITGSDVRHITRSLRLDVGDKISVADGIGKKYVVKIIDTQEDLVLGEIQKEFQVEVEPEIEVTLLQGLPKSKKMDLIVQKCTELGMDKIIPMETRRTVVKLKPSKAKRRQKRWQKIAKEAAKQSGRAKIPTVEDLIDFADLELIINNYDLILLPWEDEESIGLKKILKSSAEHNNRILIIIGPEGGFDSEEVMEAKELGAKSVTLGPRILRTETAGLAALSMVLYELGDLGGE; encoded by the coding sequence ATGCATCATTTCTTTGTGAAACCTGAAAATATTAATGAAGACCGAGTGAAGATTACTGGAAGTGATGTGCGACACATTACTCGTTCTCTTCGACTGGATGTTGGAGATAAGATTAGCGTAGCAGATGGTATAGGAAAGAAATATGTTGTAAAGATTATTGACACACAAGAAGACTTAGTATTAGGTGAAATTCAAAAAGAATTCCAAGTAGAAGTTGAACCAGAAATAGAGGTTACTCTATTACAAGGATTACCTAAGAGTAAGAAGATGGATTTAATAGTCCAAAAGTGTACTGAATTAGGGATGGATAAGATTATCCCTATGGAGACTAGAAGAACTGTAGTTAAGTTAAAACCTAGTAAAGCCAAAAGGCGGCAAAAAAGGTGGCAAAAGATTGCTAAAGAAGCTGCTAAACAGTCTGGTAGAGCTAAAATTCCAACGGTTGAAGATTTAATAGATTTTGCTGATTTAGAATTAATAATTAATAATTATGATTTAATTTTATTGCCTTGGGAAGATGAAGAGAGTATAGGGTTGAAGAAAATTTTAAAATCATCAGCTGAACATAATAATAGAATTCTAATTATTATTGGTCCTGAAGGTGGTTTTGACTCTGAAGAAGTAATGGAAGCTAAAGAATTAGGAGCTAAGTCAGTAACTTTAGGACCACGTATTTTACGAACTGAGACAGCAGGCTTAGCTGCTTTAAGTATGGTCTTATATGAATTAGGAGACTTAGGAGGAGAATAA
- the prmA gene encoding 50S ribosomal protein L11 methyltransferase: MEWVELKIFSKDESLPAIDNILREIGTDGLIQEEIVETIESEDNLLIKSYLPVNDSFESKLVKLKSRIGQLTEYGLDVGSGKVELETIPEEEWSTSWKQYFKPERITKRIVVKPTWEDYQPQSGEEIIDLNPGMAFGIGSHATTTMCIEAIEDYYSQCQNMLDIGTGTGILSIVANLLQIKNILAIDIDEVAIKVAKDNLKLNGIEDKVVVKQGDLVNTVEEKYDLVVANILPHIIKELIPDILKVLHEDSIFVLSGIIDEKEAEIKDKLKELGLKIKEIKYQEEWVTIIGERRE; encoded by the coding sequence ATGGAGTGGGTAGAACTTAAAATTTTCTCCAAAGATGAATCATTGCCAGCTATTGATAATATTTTACGGGAGATAGGTACAGATGGATTAATTCAGGAAGAAATAGTAGAGACAATAGAGTCAGAAGATAACTTATTAATTAAATCTTATCTCCCAGTTAATGATTCTTTTGAATCTAAGTTGGTTAAACTAAAGAGTAGGATCGGACAATTGACAGAATATGGATTGGATGTTGGCTCTGGTAAAGTAGAGTTAGAGACTATACCGGAAGAAGAATGGAGTACTTCTTGGAAGCAGTATTTTAAACCAGAGAGAATAACGAAAAGAATAGTAGTTAAGCCAACCTGGGAAGATTATCAACCTCAATCTGGAGAAGAAATAATAGATCTGAACCCTGGGATGGCCTTTGGAATAGGATCTCATGCAACTACAACTATGTGCATAGAAGCAATTGAAGATTATTATAGCCAGTGTCAGAATATGTTAGATATAGGAACAGGAACCGGAATTTTATCTATAGTTGCTAATTTATTACAAATTAAAAATATATTAGCCATTGATATTGATGAAGTAGCTATAAAGGTTGCAAAGGATAATTTAAAGCTTAATGGAATTGAAGATAAAGTAGTAGTTAAGCAAGGTGATTTAGTTAATACTGTTGAGGAAAAATATGATTTAGTTGTAGCTAATATATTACCGCATATTATTAAAGAGCTAATTCCTGATATCTTAAAAGTTTTGCATGAAGATAGTATATTTGTTTTATCGGGAATTATAGATGAAAAAGAGGCAGAAATAAAAGATAAGTTAAAAGAGCTTGGATTAAAGATTAAGGAAATAAAGTATCAAGAAGAATGGGTGACGATTATTGGAGAGAGGAGAGAATAA
- the dnaJ gene encoding molecular chaperone DnaJ translates to MSKRDYYEILGVSKDASDKEIKREYRKLAKKYHPDVSDELNAEEKFKEASEAYKVLSDDEKRARYDQYGHAGVDQDFGQGGFGGFDDIFDMFFGGGGGRGRRQRRNAPRKGSDLRYNMSIDFEEAAFGTEKEIKIPRTEECDNCGGSGAKSDSDVETCAKCNGTGQVQIKQQTPFGQFVQTTTCDRCHGNGKFVKDPCPTCGGKGKVRKRRSITVDIPAGVDDGSRLRLRGEGEAGENNGPAGDLLVVINVRSHKLFKRRGDDVLCEVPINFVQATLGDEIQVPTLDGKVKFKIPEGTQPGTSFRLKNKGVPHLRGSGRGDQHIKVKVIIPEKLDKDQKDLLKNFADISGEEINPEEKGFFKKVRDALGM, encoded by the coding sequence ATGAGTAAGCGAGATTATTATGAAATTTTAGGTGTTAGTAAAGATGCTAGTGATAAAGAGATTAAACGAGAATATCGTAAATTAGCTAAGAAGTATCACCCGGATGTTAGTGATGAACTGAATGCTGAGGAAAAGTTTAAAGAGGCTTCTGAAGCATATAAAGTCTTAAGTGATGATGAAAAGAGAGCTAGATATGATCAATATGGTCATGCTGGTGTAGATCAGGACTTTGGCCAAGGTGGTTTTGGTGGTTTTGATGATATCTTTGATATGTTCTTTGGTGGCGGTGGTGGAAGAGGTAGACGTCAACGAAGAAATGCACCACGTAAAGGTTCAGATTTACGATACAATATGTCTATTGACTTTGAAGAAGCAGCTTTTGGAACAGAGAAAGAAATTAAAATTCCACGTACTGAGGAATGTGACAATTGTGGCGGGAGTGGAGCTAAATCAGATAGTGATGTAGAAACTTGTGCTAAGTGCAATGGTACAGGACAGGTTCAAATTAAGCAACAGACTCCTTTTGGTCAGTTTGTACAGACAACAACTTGTGATCGCTGTCATGGTAATGGTAAGTTTGTTAAAGATCCTTGTCCAACATGTGGTGGAAAAGGGAAAGTGCGTAAAAGAAGATCAATTACTGTAGACATACCAGCAGGTGTAGATGATGGATCGAGATTAAGATTAAGAGGTGAAGGAGAAGCTGGTGAGAACAACGGTCCAGCTGGAGATCTTCTTGTAGTTATTAATGTAAGATCTCATAAATTATTTAAACGTAGAGGAGACGATGTACTCTGTGAAGTGCCGATTAATTTTGTGCAGGCTACATTAGGTGATGAGATTCAAGTACCAACATTAGATGGAAAGGTTAAATTTAAAATTCCAGAAGGAACTCAGCCTGGTACTTCATTTAGACTTAAAAATAAAGGTGTACCTCATTTAAGAGGTAGTGGCCGGGGAGACCAGCATATTAAAGTTAAAGTGATAATCCCTGAAAAATTAGATAAAGATCAGAAAGACCTATTAAAGAATTTTGCGGATATCAGTGGTGAAGAGATTAATCCTGAGGAAAAAGGTTTTTTTAAGAAGGTTAGAGATGCTTTAGGAATGTAA